CCGATGCGAGCGTCGTGCGCACGGGCGAAGCGCGCGCGGACATCACGGCCGAGTTCGACACGCACCCGCTCGTCGATGACTGGCTCGAAGAACAGGCGCTCGCCGCCGACGAAACAGAGCACGGCAACATCGTGATGCTGCGCCGCGTGGTCGACGCGAACGGCCGCTCGCGCGCCTTCATCAACGGCACGGCAGCAACGCTCACGCAGTTGCGCGAAGTCGGCGAAATGCTCGTCGACATTCACGGCCAGCACGCGCACCAGCTGTTGATGCGGCCGGACGCGCAGCGCGAACTGTTCGACACGCACGCCGGCCTGCTCGACACGGCGGCCGCCGTCACCCGCGCCTGGCGCGGCTGGCGCGACGCCGCGCAGGCTGTCGAAACCGCGCAGAGCAAGGACCGCGAACTGCAACTGGAACGTGAGCGCCTCGCGTGGCAGCTCACCGAACTCGACAAGCTCTCGCCGCAGCCCGGCGAGTGGGAAGAGGTCAACACGGAACACCGGCGCCTGTCGCATTCGGCGAATCTGATCGACGGCGTGCAGGGCGCGCTGTCGGCGCTCTCCGAATCGGACGAGGCGATGCTCGGCCATCTGTCGTCGATCATCTCGAAGCTGCGCGATCTCGCCGAAATCGATCCCGAACTCAACGACGCGCTCGCCGCGCTCGAACCGGCCGAGATCCAGTTACAGGAAGCCGCGTACTCGCTGAGCCACTATGCTCAGCGCCTCGAACTCGATCCCGACCGGCTCGCGCAGGTCGAAAAGCGTCTCGACTCGCTGCATTCCACCGCCCGCAAATTCCGGCTGAAGCCGGAAACGTTGCCACAGGAACATCAGGAGCGCCGCGAGCAACTGGCGAAGCTCGATGCCGCCGCCGATCTCGACGCACTCCGCGCTGCCGAAGCCAAAGCGAAAGAAGCCTTTACGGCCGAAGCGAAGGTGCTGTCCAAGGCCCGCGCCAAAGCGGCAAAGGCGCTGGGCGCCGCCGTCACGACGGGCATGCAGGAACTGTCGATGGTGGGCGGCAGCTTCGAAGTCGCGCTCGTGCCGCTGCCGGAAGGCGGTGCGCATGGGATGGAGCAGATCGAATTCCGCGTAGCGGGTCATGCCGGCGTGCCGCTGCGGCCGCTCGCGAAAGTGGCCTCGGGCGGCGAACTCGCGCGTATCAGCCTCGCGCTCGCCGTGATCGCGAGCGCCGCCAGCCCCACGCCGACGCTGATCTTCGACGAAGTGGACACGGGCATCGGCGGCGGCGTCGCGGAAGTGGTCGGCCGGCTGTTGCGTCAGCTCGGCGAACAACGCCAGGTGCTGTGTGTGACGCACTTACCGCAGGTCGCCGCGCGCGGCGATCAGCATTTCCAGGTCGCCAAGAGCGGCAACGGCAAGGGTGGCACGATCAGTACGGTGACGTCGCTGGACAAGTCGAGCCGTGTCGAGGAAGTCGCGCGCATGCTGGGCGGCCTGGAGATCACGGCCACCACGCGCAAGCACGCGAAGGAAATGCTGAGAGCGGCGTAACACTTATACAGCAGCTTACACAGCAGGCGGGACGGACCTCAATGCCGTCCCGCGCTTTGCGTCGCGTCGGCAGAAGTTATCCGAACACGCGCCGCCACAACCGCAGCACGGCTTCACGCTCCTTCTCGACCGTCTGCGGCTCGACCCGCGCCTTCTCCATGCCGTCCAGCCGCAGCTTGTGCTGGAGCTTCCGATACGTGCGGTAAGCCGCGCCAACCGTATCCGCCTCCTCGCCGCTCATCAGCCCGAAGCGCGACACCTCGCGCAGCAGCGCGATATTCCCCGTATTGCGGATCAGCTCGGGATCGCGCGCCGCGTGCAGCAGGACCCAGTACTGCACCGCGAACTCGATATCGACCATGCCGCCTCGATCGTGCTTGAGGTCGAACAGCTCGGTCCGGTTCGGATGACCTTCCTCGACGCGCCGCCGCATATCGACGATCTCGGCAGAGAGCGTGGCCGCATCGCGCGGCGTCGTCAGCACCTGCTCGCGGATCGCCTCGAACTGCGCGCCGATGCCCGGATCGCCCGCGCAATAGCGTGCGCGCGTCAGTGCCTGGTGCTCCCAAACCCACGCCGTATTGGCCGCATCACCTTCGCGCAACTGGTAGCGGCGGAATGCGTCGAGATCGGTGACGAGCAGGCCCGACTCGCCGTTCGGCCGCAGCCGAAGATCCACGTCGAACAGCGTGCCCGCGCCCGTCGCCGTCGTGAGCCACGTGATCAGGCGACGCGTGAAGGTTGCGTAGATATCGGACGCGTTGTCGTCGGCGTCGTCGTACAGGAAGATCAGATCGAGGTCCGACGCATAGCCGAGCTCCTTTCCGCCCAGCTTGCCGTACGCGATGATCGCGAAGCGCGGCACCTGGCGATGGCGCTTGGCAAGCTGGTTCCAGACGGCTTCGATCGTCACGTCGAGCACGGCGTCGGCGAGTTCGGACAGCCGGTCGCTGACATGCTCGACGCTCAGCTTGCCCGCGAGGTCGATCAGCAGAATGCGGAACACCTCAGCCTGGTGCGCGTGCCGCAGCAGATCCATCTGATGCTCGACGCCGTCGGCCGCCGCGAGCCGCGCGCGCAATGTGCGCTTGAACTCCGGCCAGTCGAACGGGCTCGCCATCGCTTCGTCATCGAGCAGTTCGTCGAGCAGTTGCGGATGGCGAATCAGATAACCGGCCGCCCAGCGCGACGCGCCGAGCACCGACAGCACGCGATGCAGCGCCTGCGGATACTCGGTCAGCAGCGCGAGATAGGCGCCGCGCCGCCCGACCGCTTCGAGCAGATCGAACAGGCGCACGAGAATATCGCCGCGCCGCTCGGCGGGCTCAAGCGTGTGCGCGGCTTCGAGTGCCCGTTGCGCGACGATGTCGAAGCGCTGGCGGCTGCTTTCCGCCAGCCCCGCATAACGCGACGACTGCCACACGGCCTTCAGGCGCGCGAGCAGATCGGCAGGACGCTCGATCCCCAGCTCGACGAGCCGCGCGGCGAGCGCCTCGTCGGCGCTGTCGTCAGTGAGCGCGCTGCTCCACACCCACACGGCCGCGCCGTCTTCGCGCGCGCCGCAGCCGCCCTGCCCGCTCACCTTGTCGGCGAAAATCTGGTCGAACTGCTGCTCGACCAGTTCGCGGTGCGCTTCGAGCTTCGCCATCAGCGACGCGTAGTCGTCGAATCCCATCGCCTGAGCGAGATGCGCGCGCTCGGCGGGATCGACAGGCATCGCGTGGGTCTGCGCGTCGTTTCTGTATTGCAGACGGTGTTCGACATCGCGCAGAAACAGATAGGCGCTCGTCAGATCCGCGCACACGCCCGGCGAAACGAGCCCGCGCGCGGCCGCGTGGCGCAGCACGGCGAGCGTCGGACGCACGCGGAAGCCCGCGTCCTGGCCGCCGCGGATCAGTTGAAACACCTGCGCGCTGAATTCGATTTCACGGATGCCGCCGCGGCCGAGCTTGATGTCGTCGGCCTTGTCGGGGCGCATCGACGCGCGCCGCTGCGCTTCCTGACGAATCTGCAGATGCAGCGAGCGGATCGCGCTGATCACGCCAAAGTCCAGATAGCGCCGGTAGACGAACGGCTTGACGATCGCGTCGAGCTGCTTCGACAGGCGCCGCGCCGAATCGCTGGCGTGCTCCGACACGAGGCGGCCCTTGATCCACGCATAGCGCTCCCACTCACGGCCCTGCACGTAAAAATATTCTTCGAGCATGCCCAGGCTGCACACGAGCGGCCCCGAATCGCCGTTCGGCCGCAGCCGCATGTCGACGCGAAACACGTAGCCGTCCGCCGTCACTTCGGCGAGCGCCGCGATCAGCCGCTTGCCGAGTCGCGTAAAAAAATCCTGAGTCGCGATGGGCGAGCGCTGGCCGCCCGTCGTTTCGCCGTCGTCCTCGTAGACGAAAATCAGATCGATGTCCGACGACACGTTCAGCTCGCGTCCGCCCAGCTTGCCCATGCCGACCACGCCCAGCGACAGCCGTTCGCCCTGCGCGCCGCGCGGCTCGCCGAAAAGCGCTTCGAGATCGGCGGACACAACCGCCATCGCGCGCTGGACCGTCGCTTCCGCCAGATCGGTCATCGTCCCCGTCACTTCGGCGACATCGGCGGCACGGGACAGGTCGCGCTCCATCACCGCACAGAACACTTCGGCGCGCAGCTGGCGCAGCGCCTTTTTCAGCGCGTCTTCTGAGAGCGGCGCGTCGGGCGTCGCGCGCAATGCGTTCAGCAAGGCATCGAGGCGCTCATCGATACGCTCGCGGGTGATGGGCGCCGCCGTCAGCGCCGCCACGCGGGCCGCGAGATCGGGCTGTGCCGCGTAGGCACGGGACGCGTAGTGCGAATAGCTGGAACTCAACAGGGATGGTTCGGTCATCAAAGATCTGGCTCGCTCGTTGCTTGATTCCTGCTTCGGGCCATCGCAGCCGCTGCTCGTCGCACGCCGCCGACACCCCGTGTGGCCTTGTCCACAAAGGCCGACCCATATGTTCGTGGCGGCTGGCCCGTGTGATACATTTCGTCGTTAGACCGCAAAACTACCATACGCCTACCCCGTCGCAGCATGTCCGAGCGAAACTCATCCGCCGACCCGCACGAAGCTGGACGCGTCAAGCCCGTAGGCGGGAGCGATCATGCAGTGCTGCGCCACACGCTGCGCGTCGTGCTCGGCATCGCGCTGTTCCTGTACTTCGTCGTCGTGCTCGCCGTACTCGGCCTGCGCTATGTCGTGCTGCCGCGCGTCGATTCGTTCCGTCCGCAAATCGAGACGGCCATCTCCGACAAGATCCACGCGCAGTTCAGGATCGGCAAGATTGCGCCGCACTGGACCGGCTTCCAGCCGGGCCTCGAAGTCACCGACGTCACCATCACCAAAAGCGACGGCAGGGCCGCGCTGACCATTCCGCATGCGAGCGCGACGGTGTCGTGGTCGTCCATCTGGAAGCTCGCGCCCATCCTGTCGAGCGTGATCGTCGACAAGCCGGATCTGCTGATCGAGCGCGAATCGGACGGCTCGCTGACCGTCGCGGGCGTGATGGTGCCGACCACGCATTCGGGCAACGACACGTTCAGCACGTGGCTGCTGCGCCAGCAGGCGATGATCCTGCGCGGCGGCACGCTGCGCTGGCACGACACGCGCCGCGATGCGCCCGAAATCGCGCTGCAGAACATCCGCCTCGCCATTCTCAGCGACGGCTACGATCACAAGCTCGCTTTGCAGGCGCCGCCCGACGGCAAGGTGCTGTTCGGACCGCTCGACTTCCGCGCGGACTTCCGTCATACGCGGCTCGCGGCGATCGGCAAGCCGGTCAACTGGACGGGCGAAGCCTACATTTCGACGGGCTCCGTCGATCTCCCCATGCTCGCGCGCTACATGGACTTCCCGATCGAAACGTACGCGGGCCGTGTCGCCAGCAAGATCTGGCTGCAGTTCGCGCAAGGGCGCGTGCGCTCGGCGTCGGGCGAGGCGTCGGGCAACAACATCGCGCTGCGCGTGAAGCCGACGCAGCCGAAGCTCGACGTGCCCGTCGCGCGCTTTTCGTGGGCCGTCGCGCATGACGGCGACGAGTGGACGCTCGATCTCAACGATCTGCGCGCCGAACTCGGCCAGCCGCCGCTCGACGACGGCACGCCCGTCGCGCGCATTCTTGCGCTGCACACACTGTCGAGCCGTTTGCGGAGTCCGAGCGTCCAGCACGGCCAGCTGATCAGCATCACGGGCGACCGCGTCGATCTCGGCATCCTCGCCGAGTTCAGCCGCGCGCTGCCGCTGCCGAAGCGGCTGCTGAACGGCCTCGTGCGCTTCAACCCGCGCGGTCTGGTGGCGAACTACACGATCGAAGTCGAACGCGGCAAACCGGATTCGGGCGAAGCGGCCACCGAGCATCGCGAGCCGGGCGCGGAGCCGATCGTCCGCTATCGGTTCAAGGGCGATCTGCAGGGCATCAGCGTCGCCGCGCAGGAACCGCCGCCGGGCCTGACCGCGCGCAATCACCCGCGCGCCGGCATTCCGGGCGTCGAGAATCTGTGGGGCAGCGTCGATGCCGACGAAAAGCACGGCGCGATCACAATCGATACGGCCAACGCAGCGCTCACGCTGCCCGGCGTGTTCGACGATCCGCGCCTGACGTTCGACCACCTGAGCGGCAAGGGCGCGTGGACGATCGCGTCGACCATCGATCCCGGCCAACGGCACAAGGCGTTCAAGGTGGATGTGTCGGAACTGAAGGTATCGAACGCGGACGTGGATGCCAAAGCGACGGCCAGCTATTCGAACGTCGGCAGCGGACGCGGCGCGCTCGATCTGAAAGCCGACTTCGAGCGCGCGCAGGTCACGCGCATCACCCGCTACCTGCCGACAAGCATCAGCGAAAGGCTGCGCATCTATCTGACGCACGGGCTGCAAGCGGGCATCTCGCGCGGCGCCACGATCGAAATTCACGGCAATCTCGAGAAATTCCCCTACTCGCGCGACCCCAGCGCGGGCGTCTTCAAGATCGTCGCGCCGTTCAAGGGCGGCCGCTTCGATCCGTCGCCGTATCCGCCGCGCACGATGAAAAACGGCACGCCGAACGTGTGGCCCGCGCTCGACGGCATCGACGGCACGTTCCTGCTGAAAGAGCAGCTGCTGCGTTTCGACATCGACCGCGCGCACTACAAGCGCGTCGCGCTCGGCCCGGTGGCGGGCAAGATCGACGACATGGGCAACCGGGCGTCGAGCCTGATCATCACGGGCGACGGACGCGGGCCGCTCGCCGACATGCTCGACTACGTGAACAACAGCGCGCTCGGCGGCCTCGCGAAACATCAGACGGAAAAGCTGCACGCCGAAGGCCCCGCGGCGCTCGCGCTCAAGCTGACCGTGCCGCGCAACCCGCCCGTGCCGCCAGGCGTCACGCCGCCGAAGACGCATGTGGCCGTCGAAGGTTCGCTCGCATTCGAGAACGACCGGCTCGCGATGGACAACGTTCCGCCGCTGTCGGAACTGCGCGGCAAGGTTCGCTTCACCGACCATACGGCGCAGGTCGACGGGCTGTCGGGGCAATTCATGGGCGGCGACGTACACGCGAAAGGCGGGCTGAACCAGCAAGGCGCATACGCGCTCGACGTGTCCGGTCACGTCGCTGTCGACGCCGCGCGCGACCTCAATCTGCGTGGCCTGCCCGCGCAGGTGCTCACGCGCATGAACGGCAGCGCGCCCTACAACATCAGCGTGCACGGAGCGAAAGGCGGTTTGCCCGAGGTCGCCGTCCATTCCGACCTGACGGGGCTCGCGCTCAATTTCCCGGCGCCCTTCGACAAGCCGATCGGCACGCCGATGCCGCTCGACTTCACGTTCAAACCGACTGTCGGCTCTGTCACGAACGCCAGCGACAACGCGAATAGCGAGAACCTGCAACGCGCCGACCTGACCTTCGGCCCGATCGCGGCCACGTATCTGGTGAAGCGCACGCCCGGCCAGCCGCCCGAGGTCGTGCGCGGCGCGATCGGCGTGAACCGGACCACGGACCTGCCCTCGGAAGGCGTGATCGCCGCCGTCGACATTGACGCACTCGACGCCGACGCGTGGCGCGCCCTCTTCCTGCAAATGCGCAAGGCCAACGAAGGCGTCGCGCCAGTGCCGCCCAGCGCGACGGCCGCGCAGTTCATGCCGAACCGCTTCGCGGTCCACATCGGCACGCTGACGCTGCTCAAGCGTCACTGGGAAAGCGTGGTGGTCGGCGCGTCTCACTTCGACAAGCAATGGCAGGCGAACATCGCGTCGAACCAGGTGTCGGGTCACGTGTCGTGGCTGCCGGGCGCGCAGCCGGGTTCGCCGGGCACGCTGCAGGCACGGCTCGCGCGGCTCGTGATTCCTTCGGCGACCGAGAACGACCTGCTCGGCCCCGCGATCAACCAGCCGGCGCAAAACATTCCGTCGATCGACCTCGTCGTCAACGAACTGATCGTGCGCGAGCGCAATCTCGGCAAGCTCGAGGTCAACGCGCATAACTTCGAGGACAACGGCACGCCCGTCTGGCAACTCGATTCGCTCGAAATCAGCAACCCGGCCGCAGACCTGAAGGCGA
This genomic interval from Paraburkholderia sabiae contains the following:
- a CDS encoding YhdP family phospholipid transporter, with product MSERNSSADPHEAGRVKPVGGSDHAVLRHTLRVVLGIALFLYFVVVLAVLGLRYVVLPRVDSFRPQIETAISDKIHAQFRIGKIAPHWTGFQPGLEVTDVTITKSDGRAALTIPHASATVSWSSIWKLAPILSSVIVDKPDLLIERESDGSLTVAGVMVPTTHSGNDTFSTWLLRQQAMILRGGTLRWHDTRRDAPEIALQNIRLAILSDGYDHKLALQAPPDGKVLFGPLDFRADFRHTRLAAIGKPVNWTGEAYISTGSVDLPMLARYMDFPIETYAGRVASKIWLQFAQGRVRSASGEASGNNIALRVKPTQPKLDVPVARFSWAVAHDGDEWTLDLNDLRAELGQPPLDDGTPVARILALHTLSSRLRSPSVQHGQLISITGDRVDLGILAEFSRALPLPKRLLNGLVRFNPRGLVANYTIEVERGKPDSGEAATEHREPGAEPIVRYRFKGDLQGISVAAQEPPPGLTARNHPRAGIPGVENLWGSVDADEKHGAITIDTANAALTLPGVFDDPRLTFDHLSGKGAWTIASTIDPGQRHKAFKVDVSELKVSNADVDAKATASYSNVGSGRGALDLKADFERAQVTRITRYLPTSISERLRIYLTHGLQAGISRGATIEIHGNLEKFPYSRDPSAGVFKIVAPFKGGRFDPSPYPPRTMKNGTPNVWPALDGIDGTFLLKEQLLRFDIDRAHYKRVALGPVAGKIDDMGNRASSLIITGDGRGPLADMLDYVNNSALGGLAKHQTEKLHAEGPAALALKLTVPRNPPVPPGVTPPKTHVAVEGSLAFENDRLAMDNVPPLSELRGKVRFTDHTAQVDGLSGQFMGGDVHAKGGLNQQGAYALDVSGHVAVDAARDLNLRGLPAQVLTRMNGSAPYNISVHGAKGGLPEVAVHSDLTGLALNFPAPFDKPIGTPMPLDFTFKPTVGSVTNASDNANSENLQRADLTFGPIAATYLVKRTPGQPPEVVRGAIGVNRTTDLPSEGVIAAVDIDALDADAWRALFLQMRKANEGVAPVPPSATAAQFMPNRFAVHIGTLTLLKRHWESVVVGASHFDKQWQANIASNQVSGHVSWLPGAQPGSPGTLQARLARLVIPSATENDLLGPAINQPAQNIPSIDLVVNELIVRERNLGKLEVNAHNFEDNGTPVWQLDSLEISNPAADLKATANWRTGRNYGANQDDEAERSTELGFKLDIKDAGLLLERAGLPRTIKAGEGSLSGKLAWRGGPTKPDYPTLNGNLAVDLRHGQILKVDPGVAKLLGVLSLQSLARYAQMDFRDVIGEGLPFEHVTGTAQVVNGIGSTNNFELVTAPARANMKGTVDLTHETQNLNVHIVPTISAGTGVVVAAVINPLLGLAALVGDLALSHSIEHAFARDYSITGSWAKPHVERVHGDSGNMNAPAAIATPN
- the glnE gene encoding bifunctional [glutamate--ammonia ligase]-adenylyl-L-tyrosine phosphorylase/[glutamate--ammonia-ligase] adenylyltransferase, yielding MTEPSLLSSSYSHYASRAYAAQPDLAARVAALTAAPITRERIDERLDALLNALRATPDAPLSEDALKKALRQLRAEVFCAVMERDLSRAADVAEVTGTMTDLAEATVQRAMAVVSADLEALFGEPRGAQGERLSLGVVGMGKLGGRELNVSSDIDLIFVYEDDGETTGGQRSPIATQDFFTRLGKRLIAALAEVTADGYVFRVDMRLRPNGDSGPLVCSLGMLEEYFYVQGREWERYAWIKGRLVSEHASDSARRLSKQLDAIVKPFVYRRYLDFGVISAIRSLHLQIRQEAQRRASMRPDKADDIKLGRGGIREIEFSAQVFQLIRGGQDAGFRVRPTLAVLRHAAARGLVSPGVCADLTSAYLFLRDVEHRLQYRNDAQTHAMPVDPAERAHLAQAMGFDDYASLMAKLEAHRELVEQQFDQIFADKVSGQGGCGAREDGAAVWVWSSALTDDSADEALAARLVELGIERPADLLARLKAVWQSSRYAGLAESSRQRFDIVAQRALEAAHTLEPAERRGDILVRLFDLLEAVGRRGAYLALLTEYPQALHRVLSVLGASRWAAGYLIRHPQLLDELLDDEAMASPFDWPEFKRTLRARLAAADGVEHQMDLLRHAHQAEVFRILLIDLAGKLSVEHVSDRLSELADAVLDVTIEAVWNQLAKRHRQVPRFAIIAYGKLGGKELGYASDLDLIFLYDDADDNASDIYATFTRRLITWLTTATGAGTLFDVDLRLRPNGESGLLVTDLDAFRRYQLREGDAANTAWVWEHQALTRARYCAGDPGIGAQFEAIREQVLTTPRDAATLSAEIVDMRRRVEEGHPNRTELFDLKHDRGGMVDIEFAVQYWVLLHAARDPELIRNTGNIALLREVSRFGLMSGEEADTVGAAYRTYRKLQHKLRLDGMEKARVEPQTVEKEREAVLRLWRRVFG
- the recN gene encoding DNA repair protein RecN, encoding MLRHLSIRDFVIVAALDLEFDSGFTVFSGETGAGKSILIDALALALGSRADASVVRTGEARADITAEFDTHPLVDDWLEEQALAADETEHGNIVMLRRVVDANGRSRAFINGTAATLTQLREVGEMLVDIHGQHAHQLLMRPDAQRELFDTHAGLLDTAAAVTRAWRGWRDAAQAVETAQSKDRELQLERERLAWQLTELDKLSPQPGEWEEVNTEHRRLSHSANLIDGVQGALSALSESDEAMLGHLSSIISKLRDLAEIDPELNDALAALEPAEIQLQEAAYSLSHYAQRLELDPDRLAQVEKRLDSLHSTARKFRLKPETLPQEHQERREQLAKLDAAADLDALRAAEAKAKEAFTAEAKVLSKARAKAAKALGAAVTTGMQELSMVGGSFEVALVPLPEGGAHGMEQIEFRVAGHAGVPLRPLAKVASGGELARISLALAVIASAASPTPTLIFDEVDTGIGGGVAEVVGRLLRQLGEQRQVLCVTHLPQVAARGDQHFQVAKSGNGKGGTISTVTSLDKSSRVEEVARMLGGLEITATTRKHAKEMLRAA